The genomic window AGCTTCTTCGGCCGGTATTTTTGCAGCGCAATCTCGACGAATTTCTTGCCGAACGAGCCGGTGCCGCCGGTGAGCAGAACGTTTTTGTCACTCCAGTTCATGTCGCCTCTCACAGTGGAATGAATAGGCCATAAGACACTCAATGCCAGAATCAAATTCCAACTTTCTTGAACAGGAACGAACAGAGCAAGCAGAGAAGA from bacterium includes these protein-coding regions:
- a CDS encoding UDP-N-acetylglucosamine 4,6-dehydratase (inverting), giving the protein MNWSDKNVLLTGGTGSFGKKFVEIALQKYRPKKL